The following are from one region of the Hemibagrus wyckioides isolate EC202008001 linkage group LG24, SWU_Hwy_1.0, whole genome shotgun sequence genome:
- the LOC131344848 gene encoding G-protein coupled receptor 20 translates to METLLREFFNITPDPPVNISHRHWGVPYLKRLAHLDESLYEDFYSLWITLMVVNSIMFLVGLVLNSLALYVFCVGTKSRTAPLIYTINLAVADLLVALSLPARIALYYSGGGCVACSYVHTFSYFVNMYCSILFLTSICVDRYMAVVWAAGTADRCRSPAVAKGVSAGVWFFAVVVTYSFQTTALEFGGSSCCHLPVLFAVTLLEFVIPLLVIITFTARVACALANDRLMAQSRGRRARAVRLLLAVLVVFVICFTPFHVREALVYFRLGGGREQHVVAYHTTVTLSSLNSCLDPVVYCFVPDNFRSALRRAYRRREPQHSSAAEVTTPRRNSKGSGTTMAVVYSIASLTFSPCTLHPASG, encoded by the coding sequence ATGGAGACCCTCCTCAGAGAGTTTTTCAACATTACTCCTGATCCTCCGGTCAACATCTCTCACCGCCACTGGGGGGTGCCATACTTGAAGAGATTAGCGCATCTGGACGAGTCTCTCTATGAGGACTTCTACAGTCTGTGGATCACCCTTATGGTGGTCAACAGCATCATGTTCTTGGTGGGGCTGGTGCTGAACAGTTTGGCTCTCTACGTTTTCTGTGTGGGGACAAAGTCTCGTACTGCTCCCCTCATCTACACCATTAACTTAGCCGTAGCTGATCTCCTGGTAGCGCTGTCTCTGCCGGCGAGGATTGCTCTGTATTACAGTGGGGGTGGCTGTGTGGCCTGTTCATATGTGCATACCTTTAGCTATTTTGTTAACATGTACTGCAGCATCTTGTTCCTCACCAGCATCTGTGTGGATCGTTATATGGCAGTGGTTTGGGCTGCAGGCACAGCAGACCGCTGCAGAAGTCCTGCTGTGGCTAAAGGTGTTAGTGCAGGAGTGTGGTTCTTCGCTGTGGTGGTCACCTATTCATTCCAGACCACAGCTTTGGAATTTGGTGGATCGTCTTGCTGCCACCTGCCTGTGCTGTTTGCTGTTACTTTGCTGGAGTTTGTTATCCCTCTGCTGGTCATCATAACTTTTACAGCACGAGTTGCCTGCGCTCTCGCCAACGACCGACTCATGGCACAAAGCCGAGGTCGGAGGGCAAGAGCTGTGCGTCTGTTATTGGCTGTGCTTGTCGTCTTTGTCATCTGCTTCACGCCCTTCCATGTGCGCGAGGCCCTTGTGTACTTCCGCCTAGGAGGTGGCAGAGAACAGCATGTGGTTGCCTATCACACCACTGTGACCCTCAGTAGCCTAAACAGCTGTCTAGACCCTGTGGTCTACTGCTTTGTACCCGATAACTTCCGCTCTGCCCTGCGCCGTGCATACAGGAGGAGAGAGCCTCAGCATTCCAGTGCAGCAGAAGTGACCACCCCTCGCAGAAACTCCAAAGGGTCCGGTACCACCATGGCTGTTGTTTACAGCATAGCCAGTCTTACATTTAGTCCCTGCACCCTGCACCCTGCCTCCGGCTAA